TTTCAAAGATAACGGTGATATAGAAACGCTTTTTATCGGCAAGATAGGATTTCCTAATATCCCCCTTATTAAAGAGCTATTATATAGAGAGATAATATGCAAACCGCCTGTAATTCCGTTATATTTACACAGTGAAAAAACACATGAAAGAATGACGTGCTTAAAAAATGGCGTACCAATAGATAAACTTATTCAGTAAAGGAGGAATGTATGCGATTAGGGTTGGTGGTTAACGATATCATGACTGAACAGGCTGTATATACAACTACTCGACTTGCGATGGCTGCAACAAATCGGGGTCATGAAGTATGGTATATGGGTGTGGGTGATTTTGCGTATGATCCTGACGAAAATATTCATGCGCGTGCGCGTATGGTCCCGAAAAAAAGCTATAAAGCACTTAACATATATATGCGTGATCTTAAAACATCACGTTCAAAGTGTTCACGCATAACCGTAGACGACCTTGACGTATTGATGCTCAGAAACGACCCTTCCACTGACAGTGGGCCACGTTTCTGGGCGCAAAGTGCCGGAACAATATTCGGCCGTGTTGCAATGAGGCACGGCGTAATTGTAGTAAATGACCCTATTGGATTGTCGCTCGCTATGAATAAAATGTATTTTCAGCTTTTCCCTGAAGAAGTAAGGCCTCGAACTTTGATTACCCGTGATCGGCAAGACATAAAATCCTTTGCCAAGGAACAGGGAGGGACAATTATATTAAAACCGCTTCAAGGGTCGGGTGGCCAGAGCGTATTTTTTGTAAACAAGGAAAATCTTGGTAATATTAATCAAATGATAGAAGCTGTCAGCCGTGATGGATACGTCATTGCGCAAGAATATCTGTCTGCCGCAGAAGAGGGCGATGTACGGCTCTTTGTCATGAACGGTAATCCTCTGAAGCATAAAGGCAAATATGCAGCGTTTAGAAGACACCGGAGTGAGGATGATATCAGAAGCAATATTCATAGCGGTGGGAAGAAGGATCAGGCACTCGTCACAAAAGAGATGCTCAATATTGTTGAGATTGTCCGTCCAAAGATCGTTCAGGACGGAATGTTTCTTGTCGGACTTGATGTTGTCGGGGATAAATTAATGGAAATAAACGTGTTTAGCCCCGGAGGACTTGGTAGCGCGGAATCATTTGAAAAAGTCAATTTTTCAATACCCGTTATAGAATCACTTGAACGTAAAGTCGATTACATGAAATTTTACAGACGTAATTTTAATAATGTTGATCTCGCAACACTATAAAGTAAAATGAAAACCATACGCATGAAGGAGTGATAACGTGGATATATTGCATGTGATTCGTGGATGGATCCATACAATCGGATGGATAGGATTTATAGACATAGGAATACTTGCCGTGATAATTTATGCCGTTTTGGTATGGTTCCGACAGACAAAAGCTGCATATATTCTTACCGGTATTGTTATAGTTGCTGTTTTGTACCTGATCGTTCAGCAATTGAATCTTGAGATGACCGTTGATGTGTTTGAAAAATTCTTTGCAGTGTTCCTGATTGCAATTGTGGTGATATTTCAGGAAGAGATTAGAGCCATATTCGAGAAAATAGCACTTTTCAGTACACGTAAACGTGACCTCAAATGGAAGATGACAGTCTCTGATAATGAACGCTTTATACAGACACTTGTCAGGGCAGTTGTTGATATGGCACAAACCAAAACTGGTGTATTAATCGTTATAAAAGGTAAAGATACTCTAAAGAGGCATATCGATGGCGGAATAGAAATGGGCTCGAAGATCTCTGAACCGCTTCTTCTTAGTATTTTTGATGATAGTTCTCCCGGCCATGATGGTGCAGTTGTTATTGAAAATGAGAAGATAGACTTGTTTGCCGGTCATTTACCCTTGTCACGAAATCTGTCAGAAGTCGGAACGGGTGGCACCCGTCATTCTGCAGCATTAGGCTTATCCGAATTATGTGATGCGCTTTGCATTGTTGTTTCTGAAGAAAAAGGTACCATATCTGTCGCCCATAAAGGAACACTGAGGAAAATGTCCGGAGGGGAAGAACTGATTGATATCATTAAACTGTTTTATGATGAAATAACGCCTATAAAAAAGAGGAAATGGACATATTATTTGAAAAAAAACTATCGTGAAAAAGTAATAGCCGTTTGCCTGGCAGTGGGATTATGGTTTGTCAATATTCACGGCTCTAAGATCATTTACCACACAATACCAATACCGGTATCGCATATTGAAATATCGAAGGAATGGATAATTAAGGATATCAGTCCTAAATATGTAAATGTAACCTTTCATGCCCCGAGGAGCTCAATATATTTTGCGGGCAAGGATGAAATGAAGCTTTTGATTCCATTGAAAATGAAGGAAGGAAAACAGGGGATACGAATTTACGCGAGAGATTTTAAGTATCCAAGGGATTTTGTGCTAGATAATTACAAACCCATGTTCATCGATGTCGAATTACAGAGGAAAAAAAAGAAAAAGTAGATATATAACGGCTTGTCACATACAGTTACTACGTCTACAGCGTCAAAGATATTTTACCGGTTCTCTATCAACTCCGAGTATTGTTTTGTAATCAAACAGCATGCTGAAGAATATCTGCAGGCTGTTTGCATTATGAACTGTACGCACCTCTTTAATCTTTCTTGAAAAGATAAGTGTCACAACTAGCCTAAGTATTGCTGATATGAGAAATAACGTCAGTATCTTATGCCCTCTCAATGCAGGAAGAACATTTATCAAAAAACCGCCAAGGATTGCTCCACCGAATAATCCTATGCCGTGAAGTGTATTATAATAGGATATGCACCGTGTGCGTTTTTCCGGAGTTACCGCATCATAAATAAAGTTTGTGGTGCATAAATGATGTCCCGCCCACAAAAACCCTGAAACGATCTGGATAAACAAAAGAAATACCGGATGCTGATTTATGATCCATAAAAGAGGAATGATACCCATGAGTATAGTGGTGAATTTGATTACCTTGAGATTTCCTACATGATCGGCTATCTTTCCCCACCTGCTGATGAATAATAGCCGTGAAATTAGAGCAGCCGCAATAAGTGTGCTGTATAAAAAATAACTAAAATGCAGATCTTTAAGCATAAATACTGCATAGAATGGTGTTGCAATACTTACTGTAAAACTGAATACGGATATAAAAAAAACATACTTGGTAAAA
This genomic interval from Candidatus Ancaeobacter aquaticus contains the following:
- a CDS encoding glutathione synthase translates to MRLGLVVNDIMTEQAVYTTTRLAMAATNRGHEVWYMGVGDFAYDPDENIHARARMVPKKSYKALNIYMRDLKTSRSKCSRITVDDLDVLMLRNDPSTDSGPRFWAQSAGTIFGRVAMRHGVIVVNDPIGLSLAMNKMYFQLFPEEVRPRTLITRDRQDIKSFAKEQGGTIILKPLQGSGGQSVFFVNKENLGNINQMIEAVSRDGYVIAQEYLSAAEEGDVRLFVMNGNPLKHKGKYAAFRRHRSEDDIRSNIHSGGKKDQALVTKEMLNIVEIVRPKIVQDGMFLVGLDVVGDKLMEINVFSPGGLGSAESFEKVNFSIPVIESLERKVDYMKFYRRNFNNVDLATL
- the cdaA gene encoding diadenylate cyclase CdaA, with amino-acid sequence MDILHVIRGWIHTIGWIGFIDIGILAVIIYAVLVWFRQTKAAYILTGIVIVAVLYLIVQQLNLEMTVDVFEKFFAVFLIAIVVIFQEEIRAIFEKIALFSTRKRDLKWKMTVSDNERFIQTLVRAVVDMAQTKTGVLIVIKGKDTLKRHIDGGIEMGSKISEPLLLSIFDDSSPGHDGAVVIENEKIDLFAGHLPLSRNLSEVGTGGTRHSAALGLSELCDALCIVVSEEKGTISVAHKGTLRKMSGGEELIDIIKLFYDEITPIKKRKWTYYLKKNYREKVIAVCLAVGLWFVNIHGSKIIYHTIPIPVSHIEISKEWIIKDISPKYVNVTFHAPRSSIYFAGKDEMKLLIPLKMKEGKQGIRIYARDFKYPRDFVLDNYKPMFIDVELQRKKKKK